In Sphingopyxis macrogoltabida, the sequence GCAACGAAGCCGCGCTTCAGTCGCGGATCGATCGCCTGAATCTTCGCCTGCGGCTCAGCCCGCAGTAAAACGAACGTCCATTAAAAGGGGATCTGCCGCTTCCGCTCTATGCGGAGGCGGCAGCTTTTCGTCTGGATCATGGCGAGCGGCAGGCCGATCTTATTAGCTGGTCTAGCCGCTTCAGCTTACACCGACCGGCTCTTCGTGCACGATCGAGACCCTTGTGCCGGGACTGGCTCCCGCCGTTTCGACGGTCGCGCGAAGCTGCTTCGCCAAGGCCTCGACAATACTGGTACCGAGGCCGGGCTTGGCCGCGGCCAGCTTGTGCGGTGTGCCTACGCCGTCGTCATGGACCGTCAACTTCCATGCCTCGCCCAGCGCATGATAATCCACCAGGATCGTTCCACCGCGTTCGCCCGGGAACGCATGTTTGAGCGCATTGATGACGAGTTCGGTCACGATCAACCCGAGGCTGACCGAAATGTCGGCATTCACCTTGCTGTCGTCGGCGCTCACCCTGAGCGATACAAGATCCGAATCACAGATCATCGATGCGCCGAGGCTCTCGCAAAGCTGCGTGAAATAGGCGCCCAATTCGACCTCGCCCAGCCGCGACGCCGCCAGTTGTTGCTGGACGGTGGCAATCGACATCACGCGATTATGCGCATCGCGAAGATGGCTTCTCGTCTCTTCAGATTGCACCCGCCTCGCGCTCTGCATGAGCACGCTCGCAATGATCTGAAGACTGTTGGCGACGCGATGCTGAAGTTCCTGAAGGAGGATCGCCTTCTCGCGCAACAGATCGTCCTTCAGCTTTTCGCTGATCCGCGCTTCGGTCACGTCCGAAATGGTCAGCAGCAAACGCGGTCGGGCGAGATCGCCATAGTCGAGCATCTTCGCATGGAGCACGAGCCGGCGGGGCGCGTGCGGGCCATCGAGATCCATTTCATAGGATTCTATCTGTGCATCGCCGTGAAAGGTGACGCCGAGCAACGTCCGAAGTTGCGGCACGTCCCACTCGCCGTCTCCCAGTTCCAGCGGCGTCCGCCCGACCGCTTGCCGCGGGTCGAGCGCGAAGGCGCGGCAGAAGGATGTGCTGGCGGCAATGATCGTGAAATTCTGGTCGAGCAGCAGGGCGGGTGCGTCGGAGGCGGTAATGACGGCAAGCGCCAGATTGAGCGCGACGTCGGGGTGGGTGGTGTGGGTCATCATGGCCCCTTTCGGGGATACCGGAGAGCTGACGGGCTTGAAAGCCGGGTCCGGGGAGAAACGGCGCGCTCGCGAATACGACAAGGGCGCCCTGAACATGGAGGGTATATCATGAATGCAGGCGCGGTGCGCGAAGATTCCGCTCCATCGGCGGTGGCACACGGTTGACTGCGCACAAGGTTCGGCATTGGAGCGTGTCGCCATCGGTCGCGAGAGCCAAACGACCGCTTTCAAGTGGCGAATGACTCAGGCTGAAAGGCTGTATTGAGGCGCAAAGCCGCCCGAGAGATGCTCTCAGTTTGGATGCATCTCTCGTCGACGGCCTCGCACTTATCAGCTGAGACGCTAAGCTAGGCCACGGAAGTTCAGCGGGAGTGGCGATTTGCGTGCGATCATGACGTTGGCGATTGCCGTCACCTTGGCGGCGTGCGGACGAAGCGAGCCGCGCAGTCTGCAGTATTTCGAGAGCCATCTGGAGGAAGCGCGGGATATCGTCGCTGCTTGTGAGGACGATACTCACCGCGGCGATGAGTGCCAGAACGCAAGCATCGCAGTCGAAACCGCCGAAGCCCGAGAAAAATTCGAACGGTTCCGCGGCAAATAAGCGAGCGGTCGAGCCTTATCAGCCTGCCTGCTTTGCTGTGGATTCCAGCAGAGCGATCCGCTCGGCGCAAACCGATTCCACCACCTTTGCCAGTACTGTGACGCGTTCGCCGAGCCAGGAAAGCTCATCCTCGGTAATGCGATAATGCTTCGAGTAGCGCGCCTTGATGTAAGCTTCCTTGAGCTTCTCAAAACGTGAACGATCGATCTTCGTCTCTCGCGGCCACGCTTCTGCTAGCCGGGGATCGATCCGCTCGGCCTGCGTTCTGAGAAACGCAAGGTTGTGGACGTGCGGTGAATAGAACGAACAGACCAGAAGCGCGCAGTTGTAATAACGTTCGGTGGCCTGATGCAGGTTGAAAGCCGCCTCCTTTAGGCCGCGCTCCGAAATCAAAAATTCCGACGCGCGTTTGAAGCGCCCGGCACTCGGAAACCACTCGTCAAAATACTCCCGCGCCATCTCCAGCGCCGCGTGCGGCGTCTTCGGTTGCGGCTCGGCAAGCTCACTGTCCTCGGCTTCGTACAGCGCGATCCCGTCGCGCGCGACGTCCATGAAGAAATAGCGGCCTTGCGACAGCCCGGAGTTCACTTCGTCCAGACTGTGCACAATGAAGTTCACCGGCGTCCGCAGCGTCTTCGTCACCGACAGTTCGCGAATGAGCCGGTCGTCGAGCTTCGACCAATAGTCGGCGCGATCGGTCAGCCGCTTGTCGTTGACGATGATCAGCAGGTCATAGTCGGACTGATAGCCCTTGGCGGTGTGCGGCTCGTCGACCCACCCTCCCCGCGCATAGCTGCCGTAGAGAATGATTTTCGAGATGCGCCCCTTCTTCTTCCAGCCCTGCGTTGCGAGCGCCAGTGCATCCTCGAATTCCTCGAAGATAATCTCGACGACGCGCTCGAGTTCGCGCTGCTTGTGCGGGGGAAGATGGTCGATACCGCTTTTCATCGTCGTCACCCTATCAAGGCGGGGGCTCCCGCGCACCAGCTATTGCAGCCAGTGCGAGGATAAGCCGCGTGTTTCTTGCACGCCGTCAGTCGGCGGGGTTCCAGAGCAGCGCATAAGCGTCGGAATTGTCCTGCCCCGCCGCGCGGGCAAGGTTCGCATAAAGGCGTCGCTGCCCGAACTCGGGGGCTTCGAGGGCGAGCGACACGTAGCGGCGCTCGGACACCGCCGCGAGGCGCACCCATCCCGCGCCGATCTCGACGTCGTCGGAGTAGACGCGGTAGTCGGGCTGCACCTCGCTCCCCTTGCCGCGGTTGATGCGA encodes:
- a CDS encoding EexN family lipoprotein, which gives rise to MRAIMTLAIAVTLAACGRSEPRSLQYFESHLEEARDIVAACEDDTHRGDECQNASIAVETAEAREKFERFRGK
- a CDS encoding DUF736 domain-containing protein, whose protein sequence is MGAIGFVSGTIEKGFVGELRTLSIRVPIEIRINRGKGSEVQPDYRVYSDDVEIGAGWVRLAAVSERRYVSLALEAPEFGQRRLYANLARAAGQDNSDAYALLWNPAD
- a CDS encoding HEPN domain-containing protein, with translation MKSGIDHLPPHKQRELERVVEIIFEEFEDALALATQGWKKKGRISKIILYGSYARGGWVDEPHTAKGYQSDYDLLIIVNDKRLTDRADYWSKLDDRLIRELSVTKTLRTPVNFIVHSLDEVNSGLSQGRYFFMDVARDGIALYEAEDSELAEPQPKTPHAALEMAREYFDEWFPSAGRFKRASEFLISERGLKEAAFNLHQATERYYNCALLVCSFYSPHVHNLAFLRTQAERIDPRLAEAWPRETKIDRSRFEKLKEAYIKARYSKHYRITEDELSWLGERVTVLAKVVESVCAERIALLESTAKQAG
- a CDS encoding sensor histidine kinase; amino-acid sequence: MATRSNAEPCAQSTVCHRRWSGIFAHRACIHDIPSMFRAPLSYSRARRFSPDPAFKPVSSPVSPKGAMMTHTTHPDVALNLALAVITASDAPALLLDQNFTIIAASTSFCRAFALDPRQAVGRTPLELGDGEWDVPQLRTLLGVTFHGDAQIESYEMDLDGPHAPRRLVLHAKMLDYGDLARPRLLLTISDVTEARISEKLKDDLLREKAILLQELQHRVANSLQIIASVLMQSARRVQSEETRSHLRDAHNRVMSIATVQQQLAASRLGEVELGAYFTQLCESLGASMICDSDLVSLRVSADDSKVNADISVSLGLIVTELVINALKHAFPGERGGTILVDYHALGEAWKLTVHDDGVGTPHKLAAAKPGLGTSIVEALAKQLRATVETAGASPGTRVSIVHEEPVGVS